A stretch of DNA from bacterium:
AACTTCGATAGCGAGAACGATCAGCCCATCGTTAATCGAGCAGATGTCATTCAGACCAGAGGATAGCACCTCGCAACAACTTGTCAATCTCAACGCGAAATTATCATCTTATGGGAGCTATGCCCATTTAGACAACGTATACGGCCTTGCCATGCGAGATGGGAATGTTGTATTCGGTCCGGGAAGCAAGGGCGATAAGGCATCAGGTTTCCGTCCATCAGGAACGGTTTTCGCAAATCCGCCAGAGAGTCTCCTCAGCGTTTTCAACAACAAAAAGTCGGTTGTTGTCAGCCCCTACACAAATGAGCGAGGCAATTTCGTTTCTGCATTCGCCCCTGTTATAGACACCAACACGAGCAAAGTATTGATGGTAGTTGGCCTGGATATTAAGTCCATTAGTTTAAAAAATGAGATCGCCAATTCCAGAAGGTCCGCAATACTCATAACATTAATAGGCCTCATCCTAATTGTGTGTGCAGGGAGCATATTATGCTTCATTCGGCAGAAAAGGTGGCAAAATCAATTTGTCGTGCGACATTTGGATGCTCTGTTGATTTTGTTTCTTGGTGTTATCCTATCTTCCCTGGTGGCTCTGAATGTTCGCAATTCTGAGATGCAAGACAGGCAACATGAATTTCAGCGACTAGCAGATGCCAGATATCAAATTTTGGAGGAATTACTTTTTCGAGTACAGCACGATTTGGAAAGTTTAGCTCGTTACATTGAGAACGACCAAAATATGTCCCTGCGTCAATTTGAAAATTTTGCAAGACAGCCCCATGACACCTCCTTTATCCAGGCATTGGAGTGGATTCCGCAGATATCTACGCAGGACAAAGAGGGCTTTGAAGCGAAAATCAGCAATCAATACGGCAAACATTTCCAGATAACCGAGAAAATAGCGGATGGCAGCAGTATTCCGGTTGCCAAGCGAGATTATTATTATCCAGTTTGTTTTGTGACGCATTTGCGCGGCAATGAGAAAGCGATAGGATTTGATCTTGGAAGTGAGTCCAAACGCTTGGCAGCACTCCGAAATGCCATTACGACCGGCCTCCCTACGGCGTCTGCTGCGGTTACATTGGTTCAGGAAACTGGAACACAAAATGGTGTGCTAATCTTCAACCCAGTGCGAGGAAAAGACGGCATTCTCTTAGGATTTTCACTCGGAGTGCTTCGCATGCAGAGCTTTTTGGAGCGCGGGCTGACTTATAGCGGGCGCAATGATACACAGCTTGCCTTAGACATAATTGATTTATCTCAATCTGGAGAGCCGAAGCCGTTAGCGCACTTTCCTCCAAATGGCAGTTTCAATTCGCAAAGTGATGTCGGCCAGTCCTCTGGATTAACCTCGTGTTCTTACCCTGTTTTTACATTTGGGCGTCCCTGGGTGGTGAACGTACGTGCAGGAACTTCATACCTTTGGTCACCTCTGGTTAGCACATGGCAAATTGTTCTAGTGATGGGTATAGCCCTTGCTGTGATGATAGCTGTTCTGGTTGGGTATTGGGGTGAACGACGAGCGGACATGGAGGCATTGGTCAGGGAGCGCACCAGAGAATTAAAAGAAAATGAGAATCTGTTGGATCGTGCAGTTGAGGGTACCGGTATCGGACTCTGGGGTTGGAACGTGTCGACGGATGAAGTGATATTCAGTTCCAAATGGGAGGAGATTCTCGGTTATACGCTTAAAGAATTGCAATCTTTTGGACATCAGATATGGCACGAAATTTGTCAACCAGACGATCTTCAACTTTTCACTGAACAGCTTAACAAGCACTTCGTTAAAGAAACGGATCGATTCAACTGTGAAATCCGAGTAAAACACAAAGATGGTCACTGGATGTGGGCACACTGCCGTGGAAAAGTATCAGAATGGTCACCTGACGGCAAACCGTTGCAAATAGCGGGGACTCTCAGCAACATTACCGATCGCAAGGAAGCTCAGATAAGAAATACCAATGCTTCAGTTCGCATACAACAACAAAACACGATAGTCAGTGCGTTAATGCGTTCTTCAGACATAGGAGATGGCAACGTTAAATCGTTAGCACGATATTTAACTGAAAATGTTTCTTACTCGTTAGGAATTGAACGCATAAGCGTATGGCTATTCAATGACGACGCTTCTGAATTGCGATGTTTAGACTTATTCCAAGCAACTTCGAAAGAACACTCGAGTGACATTGTACTGACCGAAGCGAGTTTTAAGAGCGAATTAGATCAACTTAAAAACGGCTATTACGTGGATGCACACGATGCTCAAACTGATACTAGAACCGCAAGTTATCTTGAAGCATACCTAAAGCCGATGAAGATAGCGTCTATGCTGGACGCTGTTATCTGCACTGGCGAAAAGATTCTAGGAACGCTACGCTTCGAATACGTTGATACAGCCCATCTTTGGGAACAAGATGAAATATCGTTTGCATGTCAGTTGGCTGACCAAATAGGGATGGCCATCCTTAACAAGGACCGTCTGCGAGCTGAAGCCACTGTGCGCAAAACCGAAACGAACCTTAGACAATTCTTTGACACTGTTCCTGAAATGCTCTTTGTACTTGATAGTAATGGTTCCATACTTCACGCAAATAAAGTCGTTATTGATCGCCTAGGCTATGAGCTTTCCGAACTTATTGGCCGATCCGTACTTGATCTCCATCCACAAAATCGACTTGATGAAGTACAGTTTATCGTTACCGAGATGCTCGCTGGACGGCTTATTTCTTGTGTTGTGCCTCTGGAAACCAAAGATGGCAAACAAATTCCAGTTGATACTCGTATTGCTATGGGCGAGTGGGATGGCAAGCCAGCGATGTTCGGTGTTACAAGGGATGTGGCCGATCTTAGGTTGTCGGAAGAGAAGTTCTCGACAGCTTTTAACGGAGCTCCTATACTTATGGCTATTTCATCTGTTGATGATGGCAAGCTGATTGACATAAACGAAGAGTTTGCCCGCGCGACGGGCTATACCCGGGATGACTCGTTAAACAAGACCACGACAGAGTTGGGCTTGTGGGTGAATTCAGAGGAACGTTCTTCTGTAATGGAAATGCTCAAGCTGAAACCAAATTTTCGCGATATTGAGCTTCAAATACGCGCGAAGGATGGTAGAGTTCTTTATGGCATTTTTTCAGCTCAAC
This window harbors:
- a CDS encoding PAS domain S-box protein; the protein is MTNFWSIHLDYIHIIYGVSLLALAISYVSACKANYIVMPLKLIVAFGYLEGSSELLGAFGHSLDHSFWLEQVRAVLSSLSYLALFEFGRLHAQGRNSKLGSRWIYLPALAPAMLLASSSTESAIAAYHYGIGLLGAMLSAFAFYRAAGIRDAAGSLGLKLAAAAMAIIGLTIIISLPKASFMPCIWINADNFLLLTNFPIELLSTASVILCTFGFWLLYRSIADNSAFEYLIDVPVLLVGLLLVTVYGWIGADIRGRSVDEAIRLTLLRQATSIARTISPSLIEQMSFRPEDSTSQQLVNLNAKLSSYGSYAHLDNVYGLAMRDGNVVFGPGSKGDKASGFRPSGTVFANPPESLLSVFNNKKSVVVSPYTNERGNFVSAFAPVIDTNTSKVLMVVGLDIKSISLKNEIANSRRSAILITLIGLILIVCAGSILCFIRQKRWQNQFVVRHLDALLILFLGVILSSLVALNVRNSEMQDRQHEFQRLADARYQILEELLFRVQHDLESLARYIENDQNMSLRQFENFARQPHDTSFIQALEWIPQISTQDKEGFEAKISNQYGKHFQITEKIADGSSIPVAKRDYYYPVCFVTHLRGNEKAIGFDLGSESKRLAALRNAITTGLPTASAAVTLVQETGTQNGVLIFNPVRGKDGILLGFSLGVLRMQSFLERGLTYSGRNDTQLALDIIDLSQSGEPKPLAHFPPNGSFNSQSDVGQSSGLTSCSYPVFTFGRPWVVNVRAGTSYLWSPLVSTWQIVLVMGIALAVMIAVLVGYWGERRADMEALVRERTRELKENENLLDRAVEGTGIGLWGWNVSTDEVIFSSKWEEILGYTLKELQSFGHQIWHEICQPDDLQLFTEQLNKHFVKETDRFNCEIRVKHKDGHWMWAHCRGKVSEWSPDGKPLQIAGTLSNITDRKEAQIRNTNASVRIQQQNTIVSALMRSSDIGDGNVKSLARYLTENVSYSLGIERISVWLFNDDASELRCLDLFQATSKEHSSDIVLTEASFKSELDQLKNGYYVDAHDAQTDTRTASYLEAYLKPMKIASMLDAVICTGEKILGTLRFEYVDTAHLWEQDEISFACQLADQIGMAILNKDRLRAEATVRKTETNLRQFFDTVPEMLFVLDSNGSILHANKVVIDRLGYELSELIGRSVLDLHPQNRLDEVQFIVTEMLAGRLISCVVPLETKDGKQIPVDTRIAMGEWDGKPAMFGVTRDVADLRLSEEKFSTAFNGAPILMAISSVDDGKLIDINEEFARATGYTRDDSLNKTTTELGLWVNSEERSSVMEMLKLKPNFRDIELQIRAKDGRVLYGIFSAQLIRFGEISYVLTTMVDISDLKKAQKELLDTNAELKDASLYAQEMAIRADKATAAKSQFLANMSHEIRTPLNGVLGMTELLIDTDLDSEQRHYVTMLKSSGEFLLGLISDILDLSKIEANAIEIEHLPFNACTLIEDVIDTFASTAKIKGLEIASVFPPDAPKMLIGTPGRIKQILNNLVSNAVKFTHQGEIETSVSVVSDTDVGIMLRIDVRDTGIGIPREFHEKILSPFTQVDSSVTRQYGGTGLGLFISKRLAELMGGQLGLTSEPEQGSSFWFTVLLKKQSCSGTEGSHIAFSRILIVDSHSASRRSLSSSLSCLGAQHDSASSTTQALELLQAAMEENKPYDLALIDVTNADHNGAELARLIKSEPAFEQLNMVALTSFLPDSAVQIYRSMGFQRFLSKPVRQAALQSCLSESSMQIALGKADSKPTLFRHTISEISKKHTRVLVVDDNTTNLEVTLLLLQKLGYTVDTARNGLEALRAFSNYPYDLVLMDCQMPEMDGYQATAAIRGLDSTTSNPRVPIIAITAGAMSDDRERCFAAGMNDYIPKPIDFKLLANLIEHWLASPPDSDGTTELGDSEQDSFVVPISVNQTESFIMSKDPAVFDASVLMRLLDGDQELANIFTNRFYQDCLTRLDILKEAFKNDHFDVIKFQLHAIKGACKTVGAVALGQVVETAEDCCIRGEFDLLKDILQEIIRSVKQLAEAIQ